Proteins encoded by one window of Bauldia sp.:
- a CDS encoding aa3-type cytochrome c oxidase subunit IV: protein MADHAQSAVELGGIVDVADHERTYRGFLTLTKWGTIVVAVIVAFLFAVAF from the coding sequence ATGGCTGATCACGCGCAAAGCGCCGTCGAGCTGGGCGGCATCGTCGATGTCGCGGACCACGAGCGGACCTACCGCGGCTTCCTCACGCTCACCAAGTGGGGAACCATCGTCGTCGCGGTCATCGTGGCGTTCCTGTTCGCCGTCGCCTTCTAG
- a CDS encoding type II toxin-antitoxin system death-on-curing family toxin, protein MIEPVWLDIDLALDVHTEQLALFGGADGLRDRGLLESALARPINKHAYGSEDLAELAAAYGFGIARNHPFVDGNKRVAFASIIVFLGLNGIDFDVPSAVATAMILDLAAGSVSEEGLTRWIRDNLPKT, encoded by the coding sequence ATGATCGAGCCTGTTTGGCTCGATATCGACCTCGCGCTTGACGTCCACACCGAGCAACTGGCGCTATTTGGCGGCGCCGATGGCCTTCGTGACCGCGGATTGCTGGAGTCGGCCCTCGCAAGGCCGATCAACAAACACGCTTATGGTTCGGAGGATCTGGCTGAGCTTGCTGCCGCATACGGCTTCGGGATTGCGCGAAATCATCCGTTTGTTGATGGCAACAAGCGCGTCGCTTTCGCATCGATCATCGTTTTTCTTGGGCTGAACGGAATCGACTTCGACGTACCCTCGGCTGTGGCCACCGCCATGATTCTCGACCTCGCCGCCGGCAGCGTGTCCGAGGAAGGCCTGACACGCTGGATACGCGACAATCTGCCGAAAACTTAA
- a CDS encoding NAD(P) transhydrogenase subunit alpha, translating into MNETLTPDQAAVAAEGARQAAQSAVEAANAAAASAAQAQNYADQLADAAGVAVHNATGGLIDPFVFRLAIFVLAIFVGYYVVWSVTPALHTPLMSVTNAISSVIVVGALLAVSVQLVEGAGAGHWWARSFGFVALILASVNIFGGFLVTQRMLAMYKKKAPAPAKSAS; encoded by the coding sequence ATGAACGAGACGCTGACGCCCGATCAGGCCGCCGTCGCCGCCGAGGGCGCGCGCCAGGCAGCGCAGAGCGCCGTAGAGGCGGCGAATGCCGCGGCGGCATCCGCCGCGCAGGCGCAGAACTATGCCGACCAGCTTGCGGATGCGGCCGGCGTCGCCGTGCACAACGCGACCGGCGGCCTGATCGATCCGTTCGTCTTCCGCCTCGCCATCTTCGTGCTGGCGATCTTCGTCGGCTACTACGTCGTCTGGTCGGTGACGCCGGCGCTGCATACGCCGCTGATGTCGGTGACCAACGCCATCTCATCGGTCATCGTGGTCGGCGCGCTGCTCGCCGTGTCGGTGCAACTGGTCGAAGGCGCGGGCGCCGGGCACTGGTGGGCGCGCAGCTTCGGCTTCGTCGCGCTCATCCTCGCGTCGGTGAATATCTTCGGCGGCTTCCTCGTCACCCAGCGCATGCTGGCGATGTACAAGAAGAAGGCGCCGGCACCGGCGAAGTCGGCCTCGTGA
- a CDS encoding Re/Si-specific NAD(P)(+) transhydrogenase subunit alpha — protein MKIAVPAEHDEPRVAATPETVKKFAALGATVTVETGAGTKSRITDADYQAAGATIAPDAATAVLDADIVLKVRRPSESEVRAYKPGALVFATMDPYGHEAEIRAIAAANVAAFAMELMPRITRAQSMDVLSSQANLAGYQAVVDAASEYGRALPMMMTAAGTVPAAKVFVMGVGVAGLQAIATARRLGAVVTATDVRPATKEQVESLGAKFLAVEDDEFKNAQTAGGYAKPMSAEYQAKQAVLTAEHIKKQDIVITTALIPGRPAPRLVTAAMVASMRPGSVLVDLAVERGGNVEGARPGEVVETNGVKIVGYLNVPGRIAASASALYARNLYTFVETLIDKTTKTLAVKWDDELVKATDLTRDGKVVHPAFSGEGKPA, from the coding sequence ATGAAGATCGCCGTCCCGGCGGAACACGACGAGCCGCGCGTTGCCGCGACGCCGGAGACCGTGAAGAAATTCGCGGCCCTCGGCGCCACGGTCACGGTTGAAACCGGCGCCGGCACGAAGTCGCGCATCACCGACGCCGACTACCAGGCAGCCGGCGCAACGATTGCGCCCGATGCGGCGACCGCCGTGCTCGACGCCGACATCGTGCTGAAGGTGCGCCGCCCGAGCGAGTCCGAGGTGCGCGCCTACAAGCCCGGCGCGCTGGTTTTCGCGACCATGGATCCGTACGGCCACGAGGCGGAGATCCGCGCGATCGCGGCCGCCAACGTCGCGGCCTTCGCGATGGAGCTGATGCCGCGCATCACGCGCGCCCAGTCGATGGACGTGCTGTCGTCGCAGGCCAATCTTGCCGGCTATCAGGCAGTGGTCGATGCCGCGTCGGAATACGGCCGCGCGCTGCCGATGATGATGACGGCGGCGGGCACGGTGCCGGCGGCGAAGGTCTTCGTCATGGGCGTCGGCGTCGCGGGACTCCAAGCGATCGCCACCGCGCGGCGCCTCGGCGCTGTCGTCACGGCGACCGACGTGCGGCCGGCGACCAAGGAGCAGGTGGAGAGCCTCGGCGCCAAGTTCCTCGCGGTCGAGGACGATGAATTCAAGAATGCGCAGACCGCCGGCGGTTACGCCAAGCCGATGTCGGCGGAGTATCAGGCGAAGCAGGCGGTGCTCACCGCCGAGCACATCAAGAAGCAGGACATCGTCATCACGACGGCGCTGATTCCGGGGCGTCCGGCGCCGCGGCTGGTCACTGCCGCCATGGTCGCGTCGATGCGTCCGGGCTCGGTGCTGGTCGATCTCGCGGTCGAGCGCGGCGGCAACGTCGAGGGCGCCAGGCCCGGCGAGGTCGTCGAGACCAACGGCGTCAAGATCGTCGGCTACCTCAACGTGCCGGGCCGGATTGCGGCCTCGGCGTCGGCGCTATACGCGCGCAACCTCTACACGTTCGTCGAGACGCTGATCGACAAGACGACCAAGACGCTCGCCGTCAAATGGGACGACGAACTGGTCAAGGCGACCGACCTCACGCGCGACGGCAAGGTCGTCCACCCCGCGTTTTCCGGTGAAGGGAAGCCCGCATGA